A section of the Babesia microti strain RI chromosome I, complete genome genome encodes:
- a CDS encoding dihydroorotase (overlaps_old_locusTagID:BBM_I01995), protein MTSDESEIKLVFFDDLHCHLRESSQSVVAKSINSGGSDRVLVMPNLRSPIVTCDQALLYHNFLLDINPHVDYLMTLYLNQDISISDLEMNAARSHVQGIKCYPKGVTTNSSFGFKCFQDYYPLFNAMEKLSLSLHIHCETIDSNPLFSEQNFIPQLHQICNKFSNLKIVAEHVTSKELVDFVKNTPNIAASVTIHHLELLASDVISQMGHENTTADDLCNHITNPHYYCKPMPKTFSDRQAILDVITSGHPRFYFGSDSAPHKINDKLSNNPPAGIFTQPYLALYLADIFSRLNCLDKLQPFVSQYGKDYLLLPEIDNRRHLTLIKQDFKIPELEFDMFRPYKAGQYVSYSIKQNDSLNN, encoded by the exons ATGACTAGTGATGAATCTGAGATAAAACTAGTGTTTTTCGATGACCTTCACTGTCATTTGCGTGAATCAAGTCAATCGGTTGTTGCCAAATCCATAAATTCCGGGGGGAG CGATCGAGTTTTAGTTATGCCAAATCTAAGATCACCCATAGTTACATGTGACCAGGCGCTGCTCTATCACAATTTCCTTTTAGATATT aatCCACATGTAGATTATCTAATGACTCTATACTTGAATCAGGATATTAGTATATCTGATTTGGAGATGAATGCGGCTAGGTCTCACGTGCAGGGG ATTAAATGCTACCCAAAGGGGGTAACCACTAACTCAAGTTTTGGGTTTAAG TGTTTTCAAGATTATTATCCACTTTTCAATGCCATGGAAAAGCTCTCATTGTCTCTACACATTCACTGTGAAACAATTGACTCAAATCCGCTGTTTTCTGagcaaaattttatcccaCAACTACACCAA ATTTGTAACAAATTCTCTAATCTGAAAATTGTGGCAGAGCATGTGACAAGCAAAGAACTGGTGgattttgtaaaaaatacCCCAAACATTGCAGCTTCAGTCACAATCCATCACTTAGAACTGCTTGCTAGTGATGTAATATCTCAAATGGGCCATGAAAACACCACAGCAGATGACTTGTGCAACCACATAACAAATCCgcattattattgtaaaCCAATGCCAAAGACTTTTTCCGATAGGCAGGCTATTTTGGAT gtCATCACTAGCGGACATCCTAGATTCTACTTTGGCTCCGATTCAGCCCCTCATAAAAT aaatgataaaCTTAGCAATAATCCTCCTGCTGGAATATTCACCCAACCATATCTGGCACTATATTTGGctgatatattttcaagGTTAAATTGCCTGGATAAACTACAGCCGTTCGTCTCACAATATGGCAAAGATTATCTACTATTACCAGAAATTGACAATCGCAGACATCTTACACTGATTAAACAGGATTTTAAG ATACCAGAGCTGGAATTTGACATGTTTAGACCATACAAAGCAGGGCAATATGTCTCCTATTCAATCAAACAAAATGATTctttaaacaattaa
- a CDS encoding glutamate dehydrogenase (overlaps_old_locusTagID:BBM_I01990) produces MARIPSYDGYYGTYEDDLNNTPLSERYYEQFSKVRKIVAKLRTFSEEKIDQIMHQYYNTLGLNEYYFQTTSAAVIAHNMISVMTAKILHENSGSDYFPVIEQVSDDFTFIIARTSLLNRKSSQNYMVERSIETKHFRLNNTSKPLWRMQCFRSVNSIFDEPHNVFERLKTYFLQKPVYACTDPDPRETDLSKLLDVGFYENKKNSITESIFYKLNKQLVESSTGLGLVISTEPRQYNVYRIDVAFRREYMHDDFYSRIGDCITLHGCYSKSKYFDPLSNNVCILTAFISSLPPTQLTAPETPLSVRTEQLVESLKLSCIIPQSNFTNLILDRCLTMQQVVYTYCVSKFIEHFSGSAGPYVATIENFAKTQQISPSELYEIRSKLKVQPYTAHQIYSAVSKNLELVRKLFSEFKSLHCKVTKPFKTPEQELDISTSNYPNNATGNTTLDEMFLDQINKGAIGTLNEEADEPGLHSSNIDYTANDLSESQLFHQIKQIDDQEHCNIFMFFLRFNWLTLRTNFFLPDKLSLCFRFDPSILSKNDYPQRPYSILLVVGPHFVGFHIKFSEIARGGVRIVQSFSQEAYSRNKFQVFDEAYNLSYTQSLKNKDIPEGGSKGVILLNKLSTKAEAEMYTRASFMCYVDGMLDIMLPDPDHMVDRLNKEEIYFLGPDEHTGTGRLMDWAANHAKHRGCRYWRGFTTGKSPEMGGIPHDIYGMTTASIEAFVDELFLKCNLEANQVTRFLTGGPDGDLGSNAVLASKTKTLTIVDKSGVLHDPNGLNIEELRRLVQLRIEGKPTCAIMYNENLLSKDGFMVPEDAIDLKLPDGTVVKRGSQFRDEFHLGGGGGAALFNPCGGRPSSITPFNVHRLFNSSTGKSVYKYIVEGANVFITQDARRILERKGIILFKDASTNKGGVTSSSYEVLAAMVLDDELYAKHLCDTLENCHSHAKGKSDEANPFRVKYINEILNIIRENARKEFNVLWSEGLRTGRPRCDLTDILSSKIINLKKSIVESDTLFSNSKLVDIVLNKAIPKSIFTLVDLETIKERVPDRYLRAIFASYIASNFYYSQKFAEDTSVFAFHEYIAVLKDEHTVVNKKVNSNQPF; encoded by the coding sequence ATGGCAAGAATACCATCATACGATGGATACTATGGTACATATGAAGATGATCTCAACAATACCCCCTTAAGTGAGCGTTATTATGAACAATTTTCTAAGGTACGCAAGATTGTGGCCAAACTACGGACGTTTAGTGAGGAAAAGATTGATCAAATCATGCACCAGTACTATAATACACTTGGATTAAATGAGTACTATTTCCAGACAACATCTGCAGCAGTTATAGCCCACAACATGATCTCTGTTATGACGGCAAAGATTTTACATGAAAATAGCGGCAGCGATTACTTCCCAGTGATAGAACAGGTGTCAGATGACTTCACATTTATAATAGCAAGGACTTCATTGCTAAATAGGAAATCTTCACAAAATTACATGGTCGAACGGTCAATTGAGACCAAACACTTCAGGCTCAACAACACCAGCAAGCCTTTGTGGCGTATGCAGTGTTTTAGGAGTGTGAATTCGATATTTGACGAACCTCATAACGTATTTGAAAGACTTAAAACATACTTTCTGCAAAAACCCGTATACGCCTGCACTGACCCGGACCCCAGGGAAACAGATTTAAGTAAACTATTGGATGTTGGATTCTATGAGAACAAGAAAAACAGTATCACTGaatcaatattttacaaGTTAAACAAGCAGTTAGTCGAATCTAGCACGGGCCTAGGTTTGGTAATATCAACGGAGCCCAGACAATATAACGTATATAGAATTGATGTGGCTTTTAGGCGCGAATATATGCATGACGACTTTTACTCTCGCATTGGCGACTGCATAACACTACATGGATGTTATTCTAagagtaaatattttgaccCGCTCAGTAATAATGTGTGTATTCTCACTGCATTTATCTCAAGTCTCCCACCAACACAGCTTACCGCCCCGGAAACTCCACTGTCAGTACGCACTGAACAGCTAGTagaatcattaaaattgagCTGTATCATACCCCAATCgaatttcacaaatttaatactaGACAGGTGTTTAACAATGCAACAGGTGGTATATACATACTGTGTTTCAAAGTTTATCGAACATTTCAGTGGCAGTGCTGGCCCGTACGTTGCtacaattgaaaattttgccaaGACACAACAGATTTCCCCATCTGAACTCTACGAAATCAGATCAAAACTCAAAGTACAACCATACACAGcacatcaaatatattctGCGGTGTCAAAAAATCTCGAACTTGTacgcaaattattttcagaATTCAAATCATTGCATTGCAAGGTGACTAAGCCTTTCAAAACACCAGAGCAAGAATTGGATATAAGTACTAGTAACTACCCCAACAATGCTACGGGAAATACTACGCTTGATGAAATGTTTTTGGATCAAATTAACAAGGGTGCCATTGGTACTCTAAATGAGGAGGCTGATGAGCCTGGATTGCATTCAAGTAACATTGATTACACGGCAAATGATTTGTCTGAGAGTCAATTGTTTCACCAGATTAAGCAGATTGATGATCAGGAACACTGTAACATTTTCATGTTTTTCCTCCGTTTCAACTGGTTAACACTCAGGACAAATTTCTTTTTACCAGATAAATTGAGCCTATGTTTTCGATTTGACCCTTCTATTTTGtctaaaaatgattatcCTCAGCGACCTTATTCAATATTGTTGGTTGTGGGTCCTCATTTTGTGGGCTTTCACATCAAATTCTCGGAAATTGCTCGTGGTGGCGTTCGTATTGTGCAATCATTTTCACAGGAAGCATATTCCAGGAACAAATTCCAGGTATTTGACGAGGCCTATAACCTATCTTATACTCAAAGTTTGAAAAATAAGGATATACCTGAGGGTGGTAGCAAAGGTGTTATACTACTAAACAAACTATCAACTAAGGCAGAAGCTGAGATGTATACCAGGGCCTCATTCATGTGCTACGTCGATGGAATGCTTGACATTATGTTACCTGACCCAGATCACATGGTAGACAGATTAAATAAGGAGGAGATTTATTTTTTGGGTCCAGATGAGCATACGGGTACGGGAAGATTGATGGATTGGGCGGCAAACCATGCCAAGCATAGAGGTTGCAGGTACTGGAGGGGATTTACTACTGGTAAATCGCCCGAGATGGGCGGTATTCCTCACGACATTTACGGGATGACTACTGCATCAATTGAGGCATTTGTGGATGAATTGTTTCTTAAATGCAACCTAGAAGCTAATCAGGTTACCAGATTTCTTACAGGCGGTCCTGATGGCGATTTGGGTAGTAATGCAGTGCTAGCCTCAAAAACAAAAACACTTACAATAGTCGACAAATCAGGCGTTCTTCACGATCCTAATGGCTTGAATATTGAAGAGCTAAGACGACTAGTGCAACTCAGAATTGAGGGCAAACCCACTTGTGCTATTATGTATAACGAGAATTTGTTATCAAAAGATGGTTTCATGGTACCTGAAGACGCAATTGATCTAAAACTCCCTGATGGTACTGTTGTAAAGCGGGGTAGTCAGTTTAGGGATGAATTCCATTTGGGAGGGGGTGGCGGTGCAGCTTTGTTCAACCCCTGTGGTGGTAGGCCAAGTTCAATAACACCATTCAATGTCCACCGCCTGTTTAACTCTTCTACTGGCAAATCTGTCTACAAGTATATAGTGGAAGGGGCAAATGTGTTTATCACCCAGGATGCCCGAAGGATACTTGAAAGGAAGGGAATAATACTGTTTAAAGATGCATCTACAAACAAAGGGGGTGTAACTAGTTCTTCATATGAAGTATTGGCAGCTATGGTGTTAGACGATGAACTTTATGCCAAACACCTATGTGACACACTGGAAAATTGTCACAGCCATGCTAAGGGTAAATCGGATGAGGCAAATCCATTTAGGGTCAAGTACATAAAcgaaattttaaatattatacgTGAAAACGCCCGTAAGGAATTTAACGTCTTGTGGAGTGAGGGACTGAGGACAGGTAGACCTCGGTGCGATCTAAcagatattttatctagCAAGATAATTAACCTCAAAAAGTCCATAGTAGAATCGGACACGCTGTTTAGCAATAGCAAATTGGTTGATATAGTACTGAATAAGGCAATACCAAAAAGTATCTTCACATTGGTGGATCTGGAAACTATAAAAGAGAGAGTTCCTGATAGATATTTGAGGGCGATTTTTGCATCGTATATTGCTTCTAACTTTTATTATTCGCAAAAATTCGCTGAAGATACTTCAGTTTTCGCCTTCCATGAGTACATTGCAGTGTTGAAGGACGAACATACCGTAGTGAATAAAAAGGTCAATTCCAATCAACCATTTTGA